Part of the Synechococcus sp. MU1617 genome, GCCGGCACTTTTCAACTTGAAGCCGTAACGCCCAGGTATCTCAACGGGTGTTCCGCAGCTGGAACAAGTGAGAGAAAAAACTGTCATGGGGAATCTGCCCTCACTTCAGATTTATCACCCCGGTTTCACTCCAGCGGGATGACGCCCGTGGCACACACAGAACCCCAGCAGAGGCTGTGATCCACCGTCCAGAAGGGCTGCACTTCAAGCCAGTCCTCAGCCTGACCAACCCGCATCATCATCTGACCGCTGCCGTCATGGACAAATTCGACGCGCTGCTGATTCCAGGTCAACACCCAGCGCTCTCCAGGGCTGGAGGCGACCATCCGACAGGGACTCCAGGCCTGCTGATCGATCCGGCAACGCATTGAGGCAGCTTCTACCGAGCTTCCACCTACTGAGCTGCCAATCAGCAGCAGAGCAGCGGTCCAGAGCTGAATGCGAAACACAGACAACGACTCGGCAAAACGCTGGCAAAAGGCGTCCTTTTCACCATGGAGCCGGGCGATGGTCACGCCGTTGAGGCGCACCGGATCTCTTCAGGGTTTGGTGTCTGTCAGGATTTGATCAGAGCAGTTGCTGATCGTGCCGCGTTTTCAAGCCCGCGTCCTTGTGCGTTTGCGCCCCTCTGTGCTCGATCCAGCCGGAGAAGCCGCGCGTGGTGCCGCTGAACGGCTTGGGGTGGAAGGCCTTAGCAAGCTGCGCATCGGCAAAGCCGTGGAAATGGAGCTGGAGGCTCCTGATGAAGCCGAAGCCCGCCGCAGGTTGGAACTGCTCAGTGATCGCTTGCTG contains:
- the purS gene encoding phosphoribosylformylglycinamidine synthase subunit PurS, whose protein sequence is MPRFQARVLVRLRPSVLDPAGEAARGAAERLGVEGLSKLRIGKAVEMELEAPDEAEARRRLELLSDRLLANPVIEDWTLELEQS